One part of the Streptomyces lydicus genome encodes these proteins:
- a CDS encoding acyl-CoA dehydrogenase family protein encodes MDLELSAEQTAVRRLARDFVDREVAPYAAAWDRAEKVDRALVKKLAGLGFLGLTVPEEYGGSGGDHLSYVLVTEELGRGDSSVRGIVSVSLGLVAKTIATWGDEEQKRHWLPRLTSGEALGCFGLTEPGTGSDAANLATRAVRDGDEFVIDGAKMFITNGTWADVVLLFARTGDAPGHHGISAFLVPADSPGLARREIHGKLGLRGQATAELVFDGVRVPASAMLGPEGKGFSVAMSALAKGRMSVAAGCVGIAQAALEAALGYAGEREQFGGPLARHQLVQELLSDIAVDVDAARLLTWRVADLIERGEPFATAASQAKLFASEAAVRAANNALQVFGGYGYIDEYPVGKLLRDARVMTLYEGTSQIQKLLIGRALTGVSAF; translated from the coding sequence ATGGATCTGGAGCTCAGCGCGGAGCAGACCGCGGTACGCCGGCTCGCCAGGGACTTCGTCGACCGCGAGGTCGCGCCGTACGCCGCCGCCTGGGACCGCGCGGAGAAGGTCGACCGCGCCCTCGTCAAGAAGCTCGCCGGCCTCGGCTTCCTCGGGCTCACCGTCCCCGAGGAGTACGGCGGTTCGGGCGGCGACCACCTCTCGTACGTGCTGGTGACCGAGGAGCTGGGCCGCGGCGACTCCTCGGTGCGGGGCATCGTCTCGGTCTCCCTGGGGCTGGTCGCCAAGACGATCGCGACCTGGGGCGACGAGGAGCAGAAGCGCCACTGGCTGCCGCGGCTGACCTCCGGCGAGGCGCTCGGCTGCTTCGGCCTGACCGAGCCGGGCACCGGCTCCGACGCCGCGAACCTCGCCACCCGCGCGGTCCGCGACGGGGACGAGTTCGTCATCGACGGCGCCAAGATGTTCATCACCAACGGCACCTGGGCCGATGTCGTGCTGCTCTTCGCCCGCACCGGCGACGCCCCCGGGCACCACGGCATCAGCGCCTTCCTGGTGCCCGCCGACAGCCCCGGCCTGGCGCGCCGGGAGATCCACGGCAAGCTGGGGCTGCGCGGCCAGGCCACCGCCGAGCTGGTGTTCGACGGCGTACGGGTCCCGGCGTCCGCGATGCTCGGCCCGGAGGGCAAGGGCTTCTCGGTCGCGATGTCCGCGCTGGCCAAGGGCCGGATGTCGGTCGCCGCCGGCTGCGTGGGCATCGCTCAGGCCGCGCTGGAGGCCGCGCTCGGCTACGCGGGCGAGCGCGAGCAGTTCGGCGGCCCCCTCGCGCGCCACCAGCTGGTGCAGGAACTGCTCAGTGACATCGCGGTGGACGTCGACGCCGCACGGCTGCTGACCTGGCGGGTCGCCGATCTGATCGAGCGCGGCGAGCCGTTCGCCACCGCCGCCTCGCAGGCCAAGCTGTTCGCCTCCGAGGCCGCGGTGCGGGCCGCCAACAACGCCCTCCAGGTCTTCGGCGGCTACGGCTACATCGACGAGTACCCGGTCGGCAAGCTGCTGCGGGACGCCCGCGTGATGACCCTCTACGAGGGCACCAGCCAGATCCAGAAGCTGCTCATCGGCCGGGCGCTGACCGGGGTCTCCGCCTTCTGA
- a CDS encoding TetR/AcrR family transcriptional regulator: MARPRKPLLSRERIVATALELIDAEGLPALSTRRLAAELGVSGPSLYNHFTTKDEILDAVADTVIAEVDVAAFEGGDWRTGLLGWARSYRAALAAHPHVVPYLAQGPGRRPAGLKMADAAFGGMVEAGWPPAQATRVCAMVRYFVAGSALGSFARGFVDDPGAYDPADYPHLGQAHLLAEHQRQVDEGAFETGLQALVDGLALHHPELVPPTDRARPL; the protein is encoded by the coding sequence ATGGCCCGACCCCGCAAGCCCCTCCTCAGCCGCGAGCGCATCGTCGCCACGGCGCTGGAGCTGATCGACGCCGAGGGGCTGCCGGCCCTCTCCACCCGGCGGCTGGCGGCGGAGCTGGGCGTCAGCGGGCCGTCGCTGTACAACCACTTCACGACCAAGGACGAGATCCTCGACGCGGTCGCCGACACGGTCATCGCCGAGGTCGACGTCGCGGCGTTCGAGGGCGGCGACTGGCGCACCGGGCTGCTCGGCTGGGCCCGGTCCTACCGCGCCGCGCTGGCCGCGCACCCGCATGTCGTGCCGTACCTCGCGCAGGGCCCCGGGCGCCGCCCGGCCGGGCTGAAGATGGCCGACGCGGCGTTCGGCGGCATGGTGGAGGCCGGCTGGCCGCCCGCGCAGGCCACCCGGGTCTGCGCGATGGTCCGCTACTTCGTCGCGGGCTCCGCGCTGGGCTCGTTCGCCCGCGGCTTCGTCGACGACCCCGGCGCGTACGACCCCGCCGACTACCCGCACCTCGGGCAGGCGCACCTGCTCGCGGAACACCAGCGCCAGGTGGACGAGGGCGCGTTCGAGACCGGTCTCCAGGCCCTGGTGGACGGACTGGCGCTGCACCACCCCGAGCTCGTCCCGCCGACGGACCGCGCCCGGCCGCTGTAA
- a CDS encoding MaoC family dehydratase, which translates to MAEPRVFGSLDELRGAVGEELGTSDWLEVDQKRVDLFADATGDHQWIHVDPEKAAAGPFGTTIAHGYLTLSLLPALVPQLMRVEGVKMGINYGTNKVRFPATVPVGSRLRATARIADVAEVTGGVQLTTVVTIEREGGEKPVCVAETVSRFYL; encoded by the coding sequence ATGGCAGAGCCCCGAGTGTTTGGATCGCTCGACGAACTGCGCGGAGCGGTCGGCGAGGAACTGGGCACCAGCGACTGGCTGGAGGTCGACCAGAAGCGGGTCGACCTGTTCGCCGACGCCACCGGCGACCACCAGTGGATCCACGTGGACCCGGAGAAGGCCGCGGCCGGCCCGTTCGGCACCACGATCGCGCACGGCTATCTGACGCTGTCGCTGCTGCCCGCCCTGGTACCGCAGCTGATGCGGGTCGAGGGCGTGAAGATGGGCATCAACTACGGCACCAACAAGGTGCGCTTCCCCGCCACCGTGCCGGTCGGCTCGCGGCTGCGCGCCACGGCCAGGATCGCGGACGTCGCCGAGGTCACGGGCGGGGTGCAGCTCACCACGGTCGTGACGATCGAGCGCGAGGGCGGCGAGAAGCCGGTGTGCGTGGCGGAGACGGTCAGCCGCTTTTACCTGTAG
- a CDS encoding TetR/AcrR family transcriptional regulator → MGAAAQQAAEENEEWAGVTPDAARRLVSAAVEAFAERGYHATTTRDIAGRAGMSPAALYIHYKTKEELLYRISGIGHEKALRIMGAAAEAPGSAPERLRDAVRTFARWHAEHHTTARVIQYELQALSPEHYAEIAGLRRQTDRLLRQIIQDGADSGAFRVDDVPGTTLAVLSLCVDVARWFSADGSRTPDEVGALYADLVLRMVGAPPLPATGKSG, encoded by the coding sequence ATGGGTGCGGCGGCACAGCAGGCTGCGGAGGAGAACGAGGAGTGGGCCGGGGTGACCCCGGACGCCGCGCGACGGCTGGTCAGCGCGGCCGTCGAGGCGTTCGCCGAGCGCGGCTACCACGCCACCACCACCCGTGACATCGCCGGCCGGGCCGGGATGAGCCCGGCCGCGCTCTACATCCACTACAAGACCAAGGAGGAGCTGCTCTACCGCATCAGCGGGATCGGCCACGAGAAGGCGCTGCGCATCATGGGCGCCGCCGCCGAGGCCCCGGGCAGCGCCCCCGAGCGGCTCCGCGACGCCGTCCGCACCTTCGCCCGCTGGCACGCCGAGCACCACACCACCGCCCGGGTCATCCAGTACGAGCTCCAGGCGCTGAGCCCGGAGCACTACGCCGAGATCGCCGGGCTGCGCCGGCAGACCGACCGGCTGCTGCGGCAGATCATCCAGGACGGCGCGGACAGCGGCGCGTTCCGCGTCGACGACGTCCCGGGCACCACCCTGGCCGTGCTGTCGCTGTGCGTGGACGTCGCCCGCTGGTTCTCCGCGGACGGCTCGCGCACGCCCGACGAGGTCGGCGCGCTCTACGCCGACCTCGTCCTGCGGATGGTGGGCGCCCCGCCGCTGCCCGCTACAGGTAAAAGCGGCTGA
- a CDS encoding urea transporter — protein MRECGTAINGPFRARSMGFVVEVLRGQAQVDFVPNALTGVVFSAGLCAAGWEFGLYGLAGTAAGTASARLLGVDRDRITAGLEGFNACLVAVGCAVLLGARHLSTALLALAAAALVTVLTAAVARLLATWQLPTFTLPFCMTASALTIAAPGFRRVWHEDAGPAALPRAADGPVSLTFTDLWHGFFANIGQIFFMPQWYVGLIFLLGLFLAGRRAGALACVGSLVGLLTAWALGTPAEQVAEGVAGYNAVLVTMALCGVVLVADAWSLAYAVAGAVAATFLRPALAALFAPSGGHAFTWPFVLVALVFLAAAPVFPRLRRV, from the coding sequence GTGCGCGAGTGCGGCACGGCCATCAACGGCCCTTTCCGGGCCCGGTCCATGGGGTTCGTGGTCGAGGTGCTGCGGGGGCAGGCGCAGGTCGACTTCGTGCCGAACGCCCTGACCGGCGTGGTGTTCTCGGCCGGCCTGTGCGCGGCGGGCTGGGAGTTCGGCCTGTACGGGCTGGCCGGCACGGCCGCCGGCACCGCCTCCGCCCGTCTGCTGGGCGTCGACCGGGACCGGATCACCGCGGGCCTGGAAGGCTTCAACGCATGCCTGGTGGCGGTCGGCTGCGCGGTCCTCCTCGGCGCCCGTCACCTGTCCACCGCGCTGCTCGCCCTGGCCGCCGCCGCGCTGGTCACGGTCCTCACCGCCGCCGTGGCCCGCCTGCTCGCCACCTGGCAACTGCCCACCTTCACCCTGCCGTTCTGCATGACGGCCAGCGCGCTGACCATCGCGGCGCCCGGCTTCCGGCGGGTCTGGCACGAGGACGCCGGCCCGGCCGCGCTCCCCCGCGCCGCGGACGGCCCGGTCTCCCTCACCTTCACCGACCTGTGGCACGGCTTCTTCGCCAACATCGGGCAGATCTTCTTCATGCCGCAGTGGTACGTCGGCCTGATATTCCTGCTCGGCCTCTTCCTCGCCGGCCGCCGCGCGGGGGCGCTGGCCTGCGTCGGCAGCCTGGTCGGCCTGCTCACCGCGTGGGCCCTCGGCACACCCGCGGAGCAGGTGGCCGAGGGCGTGGCGGGCTACAACGCCGTGCTGGTGACGATGGCGCTGTGCGGGGTGGTGCTGGTCGCCGACGCCTGGAGCCTGGCGTACGCGGTGGCCGGGGCGGTGGCCGCGACCTTCCTGCGCCCGGCGCTGGCCGCCCTCTTCGCGCCGTCCGGCGGCCACGCCTTCACCTGGCCGTTCGTGCTGGTCGCGCTGGTGTTCCTGGCGGCGGCACCGGTCTTTCCCCGGCTGCGCAGGGTCTGA
- the soxR gene encoding redox-sensitive transcriptional activator SoxR: MPQLPYKVHELTVGQLSARSGAAVSALHFYESKGLISSTRTAGNQRRYTRDALRRVAFVRAAQRVGIPLAVIRDALAELPDERTPNRDDWARLSQVWRSELDERISQLVELRDRLTDCIGCGCLSLQTCALSNPYDNLGEQGPGARRLRVDRSAKDPGGTDD, encoded by the coding sequence GTGCCCCAGCTTCCGTACAAGGTTCACGAGCTCACCGTCGGCCAGCTCTCCGCGCGCAGCGGCGCCGCGGTCTCCGCGCTGCACTTCTACGAGTCCAAGGGGCTGATCAGCAGCACCCGGACGGCCGGCAACCAGCGCCGCTACACCCGCGACGCGCTGCGCCGGGTGGCCTTCGTCCGGGCGGCGCAGCGGGTCGGCATCCCGCTCGCGGTGATCCGCGACGCGCTGGCGGAGCTGCCCGACGAGCGGACCCCCAACCGCGACGACTGGGCCCGGCTCTCCCAGGTCTGGCGCTCCGAACTGGACGAGCGGATCAGCCAGCTCGTCGAACTGCGCGACCGGCTGACCGACTGCATCGGCTGCGGCTGCCTCTCGCTGCAGACGTGCGCGCTGTCCAACCCGTACGACAACCTCGGCGAACAGGGGCCCGGCGCACGGCGGCTGCGGGTCGACCGCAGCGCCAAGGACCCCGGCGGCACGGACGACTGA
- a CDS encoding Zn-dependent alcohol dehydrogenase has translation MVRAAVLPAVNAPLQVAEIDLPDPGPGQVRIKLAAAGVCHSDLSLSNGTLRQPVPAVLGHEGAGTVTAAGPGVTTVAPGDRVVLNWAPSCGDCHFCGLAEPWLCANAGVAANAPYATLAADGSALHPGLGTAAFAEETVVAAHAALPLPDGVPLTDAALLGCAVLTGWGAVHHSAAVRPGESVVVLGVGGVGLATLQAARIAGAGTIVAVDVSPAKEELARAAGATEFLVAGEDTAKRVRKLTGGVGADVAVECVGRADTIRTAWSATRRGGRTTVVGIGGQDQQVTFSALELFYFGRTLSGCVYGNSDPARDLPVVAGHVRSGALDLSALVTDRIGLDDIPAAFDAMVAGKGGRSLVVF, from the coding sequence GTGGTTCGCGCCGCCGTCCTGCCCGCCGTCAACGCCCCGCTCCAGGTCGCCGAGATCGACCTGCCCGACCCCGGCCCCGGCCAGGTCCGCATCAAGCTGGCCGCCGCCGGTGTCTGCCACTCCGACCTCTCGCTGTCCAACGGCACCCTGCGCCAGCCCGTCCCGGCCGTCCTCGGCCACGAGGGCGCGGGCACCGTCACCGCGGCCGGCCCCGGCGTGACCACGGTGGCCCCCGGCGACCGGGTCGTCCTCAACTGGGCGCCGTCCTGCGGCGACTGCCACTTCTGCGGGCTCGCCGAGCCCTGGCTGTGCGCCAACGCGGGCGTCGCCGCGAACGCCCCGTACGCCACCCTCGCCGCCGACGGCAGCGCCCTCCACCCGGGCCTGGGCACCGCCGCCTTCGCCGAGGAGACCGTGGTCGCCGCGCACGCCGCGCTGCCGCTGCCGGACGGGGTGCCGCTCACCGACGCGGCGCTGCTCGGCTGCGCGGTGCTCACCGGCTGGGGCGCGGTCCACCACAGCGCGGCGGTGCGGCCGGGGGAGTCGGTCGTGGTCCTCGGCGTCGGCGGGGTGGGCCTGGCCACGCTGCAGGCGGCGCGGATCGCCGGGGCGGGCACGATCGTGGCGGTGGACGTCTCCCCGGCGAAGGAGGAACTGGCCCGCGCGGCGGGCGCCACGGAGTTCCTGGTCGCCGGCGAGGACACCGCCAAGCGGGTCCGCAAGCTCACCGGGGGCGTGGGCGCCGATGTCGCCGTGGAGTGCGTGGGCCGCGCCGACACCATCCGTACGGCCTGGTCGGCCACCCGGCGCGGCGGCCGCACCACGGTCGTCGGCATCGGCGGCCAGGACCAGCAGGTGACCTTCTCCGCCCTGGAGCTCTTCTACTTCGGCCGGACGCTGTCCGGCTGCGTCTACGGCAACAGCGACCCCGCCCGCGACCTCCCGGTCGTCGCCGGGCACGTCCGCTCGGGCGCGCTGGACCTGTCCGCGCTGGTCACCGACCGCATCGGCCTGGACGACATCCCGGCCGCCTTCGACGCGATGGTGGCGGGGAAGGGCGGGCGCTCGCTGGTGGTCTTCTGA
- a CDS encoding class I SAM-dependent methyltransferase — translation MGRWSRLVAEEFTAWLHCPAGLRYLDVGCGTGVLSAVLASRCHPRLTVGIDRSDAFVDAARSAAPPSTHFVVADAMSLPVRAEAWDVAVSGLALNFFPAPTAAVAEMARAVRPGGLIAAYVWDYADGMGFVRRFWDAATEVDPSAAALDEGRRFTVCRPEPLRAVWAGAGLVDVATTSIEVPTDFVDFADLSEPFLAGQGPAPSWAAALAPAERDRVRDALGAAVPRRPDGSLSLTARAWAVRGRKGGRAADRRR, via the coding sequence ATGGGTCGGTGGAGCCGGCTTGTCGCCGAGGAGTTCACGGCGTGGCTCCACTGCCCGGCCGGACTGCGGTACCTGGACGTGGGATGCGGTACGGGAGTGCTGTCGGCGGTGCTGGCCTCCCGGTGCCACCCCCGGTTGACGGTGGGCATCGACCGGTCCGACGCGTTCGTGGACGCAGCCCGAAGCGCCGCTCCCCCCTCGACGCACTTCGTCGTGGCGGACGCGATGTCGCTTCCGGTACGCGCTGAAGCGTGGGACGTGGCCGTCAGCGGGCTGGCGCTGAACTTCTTTCCCGCGCCCACTGCCGCGGTGGCCGAAATGGCCCGGGCGGTCCGGCCGGGCGGCCTGATCGCGGCGTATGTGTGGGACTACGCCGACGGCATGGGCTTCGTTCGCCGGTTCTGGGACGCCGCCACCGAGGTGGATCCGTCCGCGGCCGCGCTGGACGAGGGCCGCCGGTTCACCGTGTGCCGGCCGGAGCCGTTGCGTGCGGTATGGGCTGGCGCGGGACTGGTTGACGTGGCGACCACCTCGATCGAGGTGCCCACCGACTTCGTCGACTTCGCCGATCTGTCGGAGCCCTTCCTCGCAGGACAGGGCCCCGCACCGAGCTGGGCAGCCGCCCTCGCTCCCGCCGAGCGGGACCGGGTACGGGACGCGCTCGGCGCGGCTGTCCCCAGGAGGCCGGACGGTTCCCTCTCGCTCACCGCCCGGGCCTGGGCGGTGCGCGGCAGGAAAGGGGGCCGCGCCGCGGACCGGCGTCGGTGA